A DNA window from Sphingomonas profundi contains the following coding sequences:
- the zwf gene encoding glucose-6-phosphate dehydrogenase, which translates to MTRAANALLLFGATGDLSRRMLLPSLYKLDADGLLPADLTIVATARSDLDEAGFRAAADAALTRFVDGDRLSADAVARFIARLRYVAVDASDPAQFAGLADAVGQRRGDMAIFLSTAPQLFEPTIAGLAAAGLADEHVRIGLEKPLGTDLASSRFINDAVAAVFPEGRTYRIDHYLGKETVQNLLALRFGNGLFEPLWNAGGIDHVQITVAETVGLEGRVGFYDGAGALRDMVQNHMLQLLALVAMEPPAQFDATAVRDEKVKIFRSLRRIGAAEAATHTVIGQYGAGAVGGAVVPGYADELGQPSATETFVAIKAHVDNWRWKGVPFYLRTGKRLPARHSEIFIQFKGVSHSIFASRGAVVQPNKLVIRLQPEETIKLLVMAKKPGLDRDGIRLREVPLNLGMADAFADTRRRIAYERLLLDLIEGDPTLFVRRDEVEAQWEWVDGIRAGWEANAMTPKAYAAGTWGPSAAIGLTERDGVTWHD; encoded by the coding sequence ATGACGCGCGCGGCCAACGCATTGCTGCTGTTCGGGGCGACCGGCGATCTCTCGCGCCGGATGCTGCTGCCATCGCTCTACAAGCTGGATGCGGACGGCCTGCTGCCGGCGGACTTGACGATCGTCGCCACTGCCCGCAGCGATCTGGACGAGGCCGGCTTCCGCGCCGCCGCCGATGCCGCGCTGACCCGGTTCGTCGATGGCGATCGCCTGTCGGCGGACGCGGTGGCGCGGTTCATCGCCCGGCTGCGCTACGTGGCAGTCGACGCGTCCGATCCCGCCCAGTTCGCCGGGCTGGCCGATGCGGTGGGGCAGCGCCGGGGCGACATGGCGATCTTCCTCTCCACCGCGCCGCAGCTGTTCGAGCCGACGATCGCGGGGCTGGCCGCCGCCGGCCTGGCCGACGAGCATGTGCGGATCGGGCTGGAAAAGCCGCTGGGCACCGATCTCGCCTCCTCGCGCTTCATCAACGATGCGGTGGCGGCGGTGTTTCCGGAGGGCCGGACCTACCGGATCGATCATTATCTGGGCAAGGAGACGGTGCAGAACCTGCTCGCCCTGCGCTTCGGCAATGGCCTGTTCGAGCCTTTGTGGAACGCGGGCGGGATCGATCACGTCCAGATCACGGTCGCCGAGACGGTGGGGCTGGAGGGCCGCGTCGGCTTCTACGACGGCGCCGGCGCGCTACGCGACATGGTGCAGAACCACATGCTCCAGCTGCTCGCTCTGGTCGCCATGGAGCCGCCGGCGCAGTTCGACGCGACGGCCGTGCGCGACGAGAAGGTGAAGATCTTCCGCTCGCTCCGCCGGATCGGCGCGGCGGAGGCGGCGACCCACACCGTGATCGGCCAATATGGCGCCGGCGCCGTCGGCGGCGCGGTGGTGCCGGGCTATGCCGACGAGCTGGGCCAGCCCTCCGCCACCGAGACGTTCGTCGCGATCAAGGCGCATGTCGACAATTGGCGGTGGAAGGGCGTGCCCTTCTACCTGCGCACCGGCAAGCGGCTGCCGGCGCGCCACTCGGAGATATTCATCCAGTTCAAGGGCGTGTCGCACTCGATCTTCGCCTCGCGCGGGGCGGTGGTGCAGCCGAACAAGCTCGTCATCCGGCTGCAGCCGGAGGAGACGATCAAGCTGCTGGTGATGGCCAAGAAGCCCGGCCTCGATCGCGACGGCATCCGCCTGCGAGAGGTGCCGCTGAACCTGGGCATGGCCGATGCCTTTGCCGACACGCGCCGGCGGATCGCGTACGAACGGCTGCTGCTGGACCTGATCGAGGGCGACCCGACGCTGTTCGTGCGCCGCGACGAGGTGGAGGCGCAGTGGGAGTGGGTGGACGGCATCCGCGCCGGCTGGGAGGCGAACGCGATGACGCCGAAGGCCTATGCGGCGGGCACCTGGGGCCCGTCCGCCGCGATCGGGCTGACCGAGCGGGATGGAGTGACCTGGCATGACTGA
- a CDS encoding TonB-dependent receptor — MRHLLAGSAGIALVMAASAAHAQETTSTIRGTVSSAGAPVAGAEITILNVPSGTRATATTDANGSFNASGLRVGGPFTVSVSAPGFTNASVTDVYTVVAQAYDLPIELTAADAGAQDIVVTASRIVGARTVSQGPATVLTAEQIATVATVNRDIRDLMRRDPFARLDYSEGSGRAVSFAGQNARFNRFSIDGVPVTDNFGLNPDGLPTRRSPVPLDAIGQFQTKVAPFDVREGNFQGGAINAILKSGTNEFHGTGFYAYSSDELTGDKTKAGPGVPTGRINLPNFKYQNYGAEISGPIIKDRLFFMVAGERIRAGLPIAEGTAGDNAGTVIPNITDAQLTQIQGLAKSRYNYDTGGVLDNNGDRDDRLVAKLDANLSETQRASITYIYTKDEIRFNQNSNVGAASGTANAPGLGLESNGYVGSNRLHTGVAQLNSEWSDDFSTEVRGFYKDYKRGQDPILGRGFAQFQVCTAPTSDRGMATSGTGNDLSLACQSGFGTVSFGPDISRQSNQLTSRTYGGLVQARLTQNNHDLRIFGEFSDTKIFNLFVQRTAGDYYFDSIDDFSRGNAQRLRYGNAVPSLDPADGAARFRYQSYTAGVQDTWRINDMLTLAYGFRYDLFGGDSRPALNQNFLARYGFTNATYTNGLGVFQPRIGVDFRPTSTLTLRGGGGIFSGGSPDVYVSNSFSNTGFLTNSVDIRQNNNSTSYTVTGQTGATANATGAASLTNVNGTTIPAAANTLLGSASSSTLATTNALDPSFKIPSQWRATLSADWTPEFDNFLGGGWRFGGDLLYSAVRNQVFFTDLRVTPTALRTPDGRIRYASVTNFADTGQDLFLTNTKKGRSYIAVARVDKRFDFGLDLSASYTYQDVKDQAPATSSTAGSNYGNGAFLDANGAAYGISNDEVKHNIKYSVTVDHAFFGDYKSTISLFGETRIGKPYSYTMQDTSTARSPIFGTAGSNTRYLLYVPTSTTDALVSYDSAATQAALDQLINSTGLDKYRGKIAPRNAFNSKWFTKLDLHVAQEIPTGVGGSRIQLFMDIENFTNLINKKWGQIREYSFPYTIPAVRVQCLTTPVATGTAPTAAQQTANSGQACAQYRYTSPNTQPSAQNVISSRQSLYQIRVGARFTF; from the coding sequence ATGCGTCATCTTCTAGCGGGAAGCGCGGGCATCGCGCTCGTCATGGCGGCGTCCGCCGCCCACGCCCAGGAAACCACCTCCACCATCCGCGGCACCGTATCGAGCGCCGGCGCGCCAGTGGCCGGCGCGGAGATCACGATCCTGAACGTGCCGTCGGGCACGCGCGCCACCGCGACGACGGATGCCAACGGCAGTTTCAACGCGTCCGGCCTCCGGGTGGGCGGGCCGTTCACCGTCAGCGTCTCCGCGCCCGGCTTCACCAATGCAAGCGTGACGGACGTCTACACGGTCGTCGCCCAGGCGTATGATCTGCCGATCGAACTGACGGCAGCGGACGCGGGTGCGCAGGACATCGTCGTAACCGCCTCGCGCATCGTGGGCGCCCGCACCGTGAGCCAAGGACCGGCAACGGTGCTCACCGCAGAGCAGATCGCCACCGTCGCCACCGTCAACCGCGACATTCGCGATCTGATGCGCCGCGATCCGTTTGCGCGACTCGACTATTCGGAAGGCAGTGGCCGAGCGGTCAGCTTCGCCGGCCAGAATGCGCGCTTCAACCGCTTCTCGATCGACGGCGTGCCGGTGACCGACAATTTCGGCCTCAACCCCGATGGCCTGCCGACCCGCCGCTCGCCGGTGCCGCTCGACGCGATCGGCCAGTTCCAGACGAAGGTAGCGCCGTTCGACGTGCGCGAGGGCAACTTCCAGGGCGGCGCGATCAACGCGATCCTGAAATCCGGGACGAACGAGTTCCACGGCACGGGCTTCTACGCCTACTCGTCTGACGAGCTGACCGGCGACAAGACCAAGGCCGGCCCGGGCGTTCCGACCGGACGCATCAACCTGCCGAACTTCAAGTACCAGAATTATGGCGCCGAGATCAGCGGTCCGATCATCAAGGACAGGCTGTTCTTCATGGTCGCAGGCGAGCGGATACGCGCCGGCCTGCCGATCGCGGAAGGCACGGCAGGTGACAATGCCGGAACCGTGATCCCGAACATCACCGATGCCCAGCTCACCCAGATCCAGGGTCTCGCCAAGAGCCGCTACAATTACGACACCGGCGGCGTGCTGGACAACAACGGCGACCGCGACGATCGCCTCGTCGCCAAGCTCGACGCGAACCTGTCTGAAACGCAGCGCGCCTCGATCACCTACATCTACACCAAGGACGAGATCCGCTTTAACCAGAATTCTAACGTCGGCGCCGCCAGCGGCACGGCGAACGCGCCCGGCCTGGGCCTCGAATCGAACGGCTATGTCGGATCGAACCGGCTGCACACCGGCGTCGCCCAGTTGAACTCCGAATGGTCGGACGATTTCTCGACCGAGGTTCGCGGCTTCTACAAGGATTACAAGCGCGGTCAGGATCCGATCCTCGGTCGTGGCTTCGCGCAGTTCCAGGTCTGCACCGCGCCGACCTCCGATCGCGGCATGGCTACTTCCGGCACCGGCAACGACCTGTCGCTCGCCTGTCAGTCGGGTTTCGGCACCGTCTCGTTCGGACCGGATATCTCGCGGCAGTCCAATCAGCTGACAAGCCGCACCTATGGCGGCCTCGTCCAGGCGCGACTGACCCAGAACAACCACGATCTGCGCATCTTCGGTGAGTTCTCGGATACGAAGATCTTCAATCTCTTCGTTCAGCGCACCGCCGGCGACTATTATTTCGACTCGATCGACGATTTCTCCCGCGGCAACGCGCAACGGCTGCGCTACGGCAACGCCGTGCCGTCACTCGATCCGGCGGATGGCGCGGCCCGGTTCCGCTATCAGTCCTATACCGCCGGTGTGCAGGATACGTGGCGGATCAACGACATGCTGACGCTCGCCTACGGCTTCCGCTACGATCTGTTCGGCGGTGACAGCCGCCCCGCGCTGAACCAGAACTTCCTCGCCCGCTACGGCTTCACCAACGCCACCTATACCAACGGTCTCGGCGTGTTCCAGCCGCGCATCGGCGTCGACTTCCGGCCGACCAGCACGCTGACGCTGCGCGGCGGCGGCGGCATCTTCTCGGGTGGTTCGCCGGACGTGTACGTGTCCAACAGCTTCTCGAACACGGGCTTCCTGACGAACTCGGTCGATATCCGGCAGAACAACAACTCGACCAGCTACACCGTGACCGGCCAGACCGGCGCCACGGCGAACGCGACGGGTGCCGCCTCGCTGACCAATGTCAACGGCACAACCATACCGGCGGCGGCGAACACGCTGCTCGGCAGCGCCTCCTCCTCGACGCTTGCCACCACCAACGCGCTGGATCCGAGCTTCAAGATCCCGTCCCAGTGGCGTGCGACGCTCTCGGCGGACTGGACGCCGGAGTTCGACAACTTCCTCGGCGGCGGCTGGCGGTTCGGCGGCGACCTGCTCTACTCCGCAGTGCGTAACCAGGTATTCTTCACCGATCTGCGCGTGACGCCAACGGCGCTGCGCACGCCCGACGGTCGGATCCGCTACGCCTCGGTCACGAACTTCGCGGATACAGGGCAGGATCTGTTCCTGACCAACACGAAGAAGGGCCGCAGCTACATCGCCGTCGCGCGTGTCGACAAGCGCTTCGATTTCGGCCTCGATCTCAGCGCCAGCTATACCTATCAGGACGTCAAGGATCAGGCACCGGCCACCTCGTCCACGGCCGGCTCGAACTACGGCAACGGCGCGTTCCTCGATGCCAACGGCGCGGCCTACGGCATCTCGAACGACGAGGTTAAGCACAACATCAAGTACAGCGTGACCGTCGATCACGCCTTCTTCGGCGACTACAAGTCGACCATCTCGCTGTTCGGCGAAACCCGCATCGGCAAGCCGTACAGCTACACGATGCAGGATACGTCGACCGCGCGCAGCCCGATCTTCGGGACGGCGGGCTCGAACACCCGCTACCTGCTGTACGTGCCGACCTCCACGACGGACGCGCTCGTTTCATACGACAGCGCGGCCACACAGGCGGCGCTCGATCAGCTCATCAATTCGACCGGACTGGACAAGTATCGGGGCAAGATCGCCCCGCGCAACGCCTTCAACTCGAAGTGGTTCACGAAGCTCGATCTGCACGTTGCGCAGGAGATACCGACCGGCGTCGGCGGCAGCCGTATCCAGCTGTTCATGGATATCGAGAACTTCACCAACCTGATAAACAAGAAGTGGGGCCAGATCCGGGAATATTCGTTCCCGTACACCATTCCGGCGGTGCGGGTGCAGTGCCTGACAACGCCGGTTGCCACGGGTACCGCGCCAACCGCGGCGCAGCAGACGGCGAACTCCGGCCAAGCCTGCGCGCAGTATCGCTATACCTCGCCGAACACACAGCCCTCGGCCCAGAACGTGATCTCGTCGCGCCAGTCGCTGTACCAGATCCGCGTGGGCGCCCGGTTCACCTTCTGA
- a CDS encoding ABC transporter ATP-binding protein produces MSTILSLAGLSKTYAGGHQALKSVDLEIRRGEIFALLGPNGAGKTTLIGAVCGLVRPTGGTMTVEGIDIAANPRKVRARIGLVPQELATDMFEHVAHTVAFSRGLFGKRKDPAVVERVLRSLSLWDKRDAKIMELSGGMKRRVLIAKALAHEPDILFLDEPTAGVDVELRRDMWKLIGSLRDDGVTIILTTHYIEEAEEMADRIGVIDKGEIILVEEKQALLAKLGRTEARFALARPLDALPADLVDWPLSLEDEGCTLAYTITAGEAEVRGLAALVRRLDELDIDYRTLDARRSSLEDIFIDLVERRA; encoded by the coding sequence GTGTCGACCATCCTCTCCCTAGCCGGCCTGTCGAAGACCTATGCAGGCGGCCACCAGGCGCTGAAATCGGTGGATCTGGAGATCCGCCGCGGCGAGATCTTCGCCCTGCTCGGGCCGAACGGCGCCGGCAAGACGACGCTGATCGGCGCCGTCTGCGGGCTCGTGCGGCCCACCGGCGGCACGATGACGGTGGAGGGCATCGATATCGCCGCGAATCCGCGCAAGGTGCGCGCGCGCATCGGGCTCGTGCCGCAGGAACTCGCCACCGACATGTTCGAGCATGTCGCGCACACCGTCGCCTTCTCGCGCGGGCTGTTCGGCAAGCGCAAGGATCCGGCGGTGGTGGAGCGGGTGCTGCGCTCGCTCTCGCTGTGGGACAAGCGCGACGCCAAGATCATGGAGCTTTCCGGCGGCATGAAGCGCCGCGTGCTGATTGCCAAGGCGCTGGCGCACGAGCCCGACATCCTGTTCCTCGACGAGCCGACCGCCGGCGTGGACGTGGAGCTGCGCCGCGACATGTGGAAGCTGATCGGCAGCTTACGCGACGACGGCGTCACGATCATCCTCACGACCCATTATATCGAGGAGGCCGAGGAGATGGCCGACCGCATCGGCGTGATCGACAAGGGCGAGATCATCCTGGTGGAGGAGAAGCAGGCGCTGCTGGCGAAGCTGGGCCGCACGGAGGCGCGCTTCGCCCTCGCCCGCCCGCTCGATGCGCTGCCGGCCGATCTGGTGGACTGGCCGCTTTCGCTGGAGGACGAGGGCTGCACGCTGGCCTATACCATCACCGCCGGGGAGGCGGAGGTGCGCGGCCTGGCCGCCCTCGTCCGCCGCCTGGACGAGCTCGACATCGACTATCGCACGCTCGATGCGCGGCGCAGCTCGCTGGAGGACATCTTCATCGATCTGGTGGAGCGGCGGGCATGA
- the edd gene encoding phosphogluconate dehydratase has protein sequence MTDLNPAVAAVTARIVERSKPSRDRYLALVAAARDRGSERGNLACGNLAHGFAAAGEDKPAIRAGNAMNIGIVTAYNDMLSAHQPYGGYPDRMKLWAREVGATAQVAGATPAMCDGVTQGQPGMELSLFSRDTIALSTAVALSHGMFESAALLGICDKIVPGLLIGALRFGHLPMILVPAGPMPSGLANKEKQRIRQLYAEGKVGRAELLESESASYHGAGTCTFYGTANSNQMMMEVMGLHMPGAAFVNPGTKLRQAVTRAAVHRLAAIGWDGDDYRPLGRCVDEKAIVNACVGLLATGGSTNHAIHIPAIARAAGIVIDWEDLDRLSAAVPLIARVYPNGSGDVNHFQAAGGMAWVIATLLDAGMLHRDIMTVAGRDLRDYAADPVLAEDGEALAWRPAPDAPLDQAMLRPVADPFLPDGGMRLVRGNLGRGTMKTSAVDPARWTIEAPARIFSDQDQVLAAFKAGELERDVVVVVRFQGPRANGMPELHKLTPPLGVLQDKGWRVALVTDGRMSGASGKVPAAIHVSPEALGGGPLARLRDGDVVRVSGDDGTLDVAVSAEEWAARVPAPPPPAPLGTGRELFAFMRHGADDAEKGGSAMLAAMEEVA, from the coding sequence ATGACTGACCTGAACCCGGCCGTTGCGGCGGTGACGGCGCGCATCGTCGAGCGATCTAAGCCTAGCCGCGACCGCTATCTGGCTCTCGTCGCCGCCGCCCGCGATCGCGGATCGGAGCGCGGCAATCTGGCGTGCGGCAACCTCGCCCACGGCTTCGCCGCCGCCGGTGAGGACAAGCCGGCGATCCGCGCCGGCAACGCGATGAACATCGGCATCGTCACCGCATATAACGACATGCTCTCCGCCCATCAGCCTTATGGCGGCTACCCCGATCGGATGAAGCTGTGGGCGCGCGAGGTGGGCGCCACGGCGCAGGTGGCGGGGGCCACGCCGGCCATGTGTGACGGCGTGACGCAGGGCCAGCCGGGCATGGAGCTGAGCCTGTTCAGCCGCGACACGATCGCCCTCTCCACCGCCGTCGCCTTGAGCCACGGCATGTTCGAGAGCGCGGCGCTGCTCGGCATCTGCGACAAGATCGTGCCGGGGCTGCTGATCGGCGCACTGCGCTTCGGCCACCTGCCGATGATCCTGGTGCCGGCCGGGCCGATGCCCTCCGGCCTCGCCAACAAGGAGAAGCAGCGCATCCGCCAGCTTTATGCCGAGGGCAAGGTGGGCCGGGCGGAGCTGCTGGAGAGCGAGAGCGCCTCCTATCACGGCGCCGGCACCTGCACCTTCTACGGCACGGCCAATTCGAACCAGATGATGATGGAGGTGATGGGCCTGCACATGCCGGGCGCGGCCTTCGTCAATCCCGGCACGAAGCTGCGCCAGGCGGTGACGCGCGCCGCCGTGCACCGCCTTGCCGCGATCGGCTGGGATGGCGACGACTACCGCCCGCTCGGCCGCTGCGTGGACGAGAAGGCGATCGTCAACGCCTGCGTCGGCCTGCTGGCGACGGGCGGATCGACCAATCACGCGATCCACATTCCCGCCATCGCGCGCGCGGCCGGCATCGTGATCGACTGGGAGGATCTCGATCGCCTGTCCGCCGCCGTGCCGCTGATCGCGCGCGTCTATCCCAACGGGTCCGGCGACGTGAACCACTTCCAGGCAGCGGGCGGCATGGCCTGGGTGATCGCCACCCTGCTCGATGCCGGCATGCTCCACCGCGACATCATGACGGTCGCCGGCCGCGACCTGCGCGACTATGCCGCCGATCCCGTTCTGGCGGAGGATGGCGAGGCGCTGGCGTGGCGCCCGGCGCCCGACGCCCCGCTCGATCAGGCGATGCTGCGGCCCGTCGCCGATCCGTTCCTGCCGGATGGCGGCATGCGGCTGGTGCGCGGCAATCTGGGCCGCGGCACGATGAAGACCAGCGCCGTCGATCCGGCGCGCTGGACGATCGAGGCGCCGGCGCGGATCTTCTCCGATCAGGATCAGGTGCTCGCCGCGTTCAAGGCGGGCGAGCTGGAGCGCGACGTGGTCGTCGTCGTCCGCTTCCAGGGGCCGCGCGCCAACGGCATGCCGGAACTGCACAAGCTGACCCCGCCGCTGGGCGTGCTGCAGGACAAGGGCTGGCGCGTGGCGCTGGTGACGGACGGGCGCATGTCCGGCGCATCCGGCAAGGTGCCGGCGGCGATCCACGTGAGCCCGGAGGCGCTGGGGGGCGGCCCGCTGGCGCGCCTGCGCGACGGCGACGTCGTCCGCGTGTCAGGCGACGACGGCACGCTGGACGTGGCCGTATCGGCCGAGGAATGGGCGGCGCGCGTGCCCGCGCCGCCGCCGCCGGCGCCGCTGGGCACCGGGCGCGAGCTGTTCGCCTTCATGCGCCACGGCGCCGACGATGCGGAGAAGGGCGGGTCGGCGATGCTGGCGGCGATGGAGGAGGTGGCTTGA